From a single Okeanomitos corallinicola TIOX110 genomic region:
- a CDS encoding J domain-containing protein: MSLTIDGGLFKFNFTDHHSVLCVPIDASAGEVRKRYLKIARRLHPDSSALAKNQEKEIANELLSKLVNPAYEKLSVERNRAEYNIILSQIGKRLAKETIGVELVTEVGKQLASAPNIELLYKQELAKIAETQFVDLQQAIKYIAQISELNLVYLMRRAEQLNTAVQPASTQGQSTTLPPPPPKVQTTKKDSLIEQYQRRAQTLIKKEQFTQAKVELQEALKLEPKNGRCHSLMAMVYLRQNQLKMAKIHFDNALKLDSHEQLALEWKPKVDQALGIKPANQVNKSADNADTQPEKSGSGGLFGGLFGGKKK; this comes from the coding sequence ATGTCTTTAACAATAGATGGTGGATTATTTAAATTTAATTTTACTGATCATCACTCAGTTTTGTGTGTTCCAATTGACGCTAGTGCTGGGGAAGTACGCAAGCGTTATCTGAAAATTGCTCGCCGCTTGCACCCAGATAGTTCTGCACTTGCTAAAAATCAGGAAAAAGAAATTGCCAATGAATTATTATCTAAGCTGGTGAATCCTGCCTATGAAAAACTTTCAGTAGAACGAAATCGGGCAGAATACAATATAATACTTTCCCAAATAGGTAAGCGGTTAGCAAAGGAAACCATAGGAGTTGAACTGGTTACAGAAGTAGGCAAGCAATTAGCATCTGCTCCTAATATTGAGTTACTCTACAAACAAGAATTAGCCAAAATCGCCGAAACTCAATTTGTTGATTTACAGCAAGCAATCAAATATATCGCCCAAATTAGCGAATTAAATTTAGTTTACCTAATGCGCCGCGCAGAGCAATTAAATACTGCTGTACAACCTGCTTCCACCCAGGGGCAATCCACAACACTCCCACCCCCACCACCGAAGGTACAAACCACTAAAAAAGATTCTTTAATAGAACAGTATCAACGACGCGCTCAAACCTTAATCAAAAAGGAACAATTTACTCAGGCCAAAGTAGAATTACAGGAGGCCTTGAAACTTGAGCCAAAAAATGGCCGCTGCCACAGCTTGATGGCAATGGTATATTTACGGCAAAATCAGCTAAAAATGGCAAAAATTCACTTTGATAATGCTTTGAAATTAGATTCCCATGAACAATTGGCCTTGGAATGGAAACCCAAGGTTGATCAAGCTCTAGGAATTAAACCAGCTAATCAGGTGAATAAATCTGCTGATAATGCAGATACACAACCAGAGAAATCTGGAAGTGGTGGTTTGTTTGGTGGTTTGTTTGGTGGGAAGAAAAAATAA